GATGATTCTGGAACCTGGCATGACCAGGACACAGTTTTCGGATTTGCTCGGTTGTCCATTATCGATATTGAGCATTCTCATCAACCCCTACTCTGGGGTCCTACCGATAACCCCGAGCGATATTTGTTGACTTTTAACGGGGAAATCTACAACTACGTGGAGCTGCGTGAGGAGCTTCAAGCTGCCGGGCTTGAATTTAAAACCTCGGGCGACTCTGAAACGATTGTCGCAGGTTTTCACCACTGGGGCGAGAAGGTCGTTGACCATTTGCGCGGAATGTATGCGTTCGCCATCTGGGACTCGGAAACTAAGGAACTGTTCCTCGCACGGGACCGTTTTGGCATCAAACCTCTGTATTTTGCGACGACTTCCGCTGGAACTATGTTCAGCTCCGAGAAAAAGTGCTTATTAGCCATGGCTGAGTTGATGAATCTAGGACTTGACCTTGACCGGCGAGCGATCGAGCACTATGTGGATCTGCAGTACGTGCCCGAGCCGGAAAGTCTTCACAGCCACATTCGGCGTCTGGAATCGGGATGCACCGCTGTGGTTCGTCCCGGGGAGACAGTCACGTCACGGCGATATTTCCGACCGCAGTTTCACACCTCCCCTGTCCCTGCCGATAAGGAACAGGCTTTATTCGACTCAATCGCGGACGCACTGCGAGACAGCGTGGAAAAACATATGCGCGCCGACGTCACCGTCGGTTCCTTCTTGTCCGGAGGAATAGACTCGACCGCTATTGCCGCCCTTGCGAAGACGTTCAATCCTAACTTGCTGACATTCACCACAGGTTTTGAGCGGGAGGGTTACTCCGAGATTGATGTTGCTGCAGAATCAGCCGAAGCCATCGGTTCAGAACACATAGTCAAGGTGGTCTCCCCCGAAGAATATGCCGAGGCTATCCCCCGCATCATGTGGTATCTGGATGATCCGGTAGCTGATCCCTCACTAGTCCCCTTGTACTTTGTGGCTCAGGAAGCCCGAAAACACGTCAAAGTAGTTCTCTCTGGTGAAGGCGCAGACGAGCTTTTTGGCGGTTACACCATCTATAAAGAACCACTTTCCCTCGCTCCTTTTGAGAAGATCC
This genomic interval from Corynebacterium poyangense contains the following:
- the asnB gene encoding asparagine synthase (glutamine-hydrolyzing) — protein: MCGFLGILTAHGNAEEFVSTAQSALPMMRHRGPDDSGTWHDQDTVFGFARLSIIDIEHSHQPLLWGPTDNPERYLLTFNGEIYNYVELREELQAAGLEFKTSGDSETIVAGFHHWGEKVVDHLRGMYAFAIWDSETKELFLARDRFGIKPLYFATTSAGTMFSSEKKCLLAMAELMNLGLDLDRRAIEHYVDLQYVPEPESLHSHIRRLESGCTAVVRPGETVTSRRYFRPQFHTSPVPADKEQALFDSIADALRDSVEKHMRADVTVGSFLSGGIDSTAIAALAKTFNPNLLTFTTGFEREGYSEIDVAAESAEAIGSEHIVKVVSPEEYAEAIPRIMWYLDDPVADPSLVPLYFVAQEARKHVKVVLSGEGADELFGGYTIYKEPLSLAPFEKIPDPLRRGLGKLSTVLPQGMKGKSLLERGSMSMEERYYGNARSFNFHQLQRVLPWAKKEWDHRDVTAPIYAESAHMDPVARMQHLDMFTWLRGDILVKADKITMANSLELRVPFLDKEVFNVAESIPYQLKISHGTTKYALRKAMEQIVPPHVLHRRKLGFPVPMRHWLAGDELFGWAQDTIRESQTEDIFNKAAVEEMLKEHRDGVSDHSRRLWTVLAFMIWHGIFVEKRINPAIEERDYPVNI